The nucleotide window CCTCTCCACCACCGGTCTCTCTCCCACACGTGTCCTGGACCGGCGCATGATGAAGCTGGGGAACGCGCCCGTGGTACAGATCAAGGTACAATGGGGAGCTGGGGACTCCGCACCAACGACGTGGGAGAACTACGACGTTCTTCGTCATCGCTTTCCTTCTGCGGAGCTCTGGGAGGAAGAAGACGCTGGCGATGATGTTGAAGACGAAGAGGGCGATGCACAGTCTTAAGGAGGGAGGAATGTCACACCTAACCAGCGGGTTAGTGTGTCCTAGAGCTGGCGGGTGGGCCCAGCCAGCTGGCCAGCCAAGTGGCTGCATGTGTGTACGTTAAAGAGTGGCCGCCTGTGGCCGTGAGGGGTATGCGTGCGTAGACATTTCTATACCCAAATCCTTCCTCTGCAATCAATCCTCCTCCTTCCTCTCCAAGTCACTCTCTCCCTCATCCCCCGATCTGGATCCCctttccctctcctccttcttGGGGTGTTACACCCCACACTGGCGCGGCCGGAGAACAGGGAGAGGATGGCGCCGCGGAAGATCCAGGGGATCCAGATCCACCCCCGAGAACGGAGCATTGATGCTTGGCTGGCGGGGATGCGGGATCCCGGGGCGGTGGCGGGGCCGGCATGGGCGGCAGCGGCCCTCCGGGCGGGGCAGCGTCGCTGGGGCGGTGGCCGCCGCGGCCGGAGTGGCCAGCGGCGCGTGGCGGAGCGGGGCCTAGCCTAGGTGCGGGGCGGGGCAGCTCCAAGAAAACCTAAAATGGAACAAGAGAAGCTGGAGAAGTTTGCATGGGCATCCAATTTCCTTAACCACTCAactgagcggcggtgatgttctATTTCCATATTTCTTCTCTGCTCCCGATGCCATGTACAGTAAATTACCATCGTTGCTTGTTGACGAAATTATATGTCCCCAGGTATTTTGTAAGCTGATAGCCCGTAGGCCCTTAGCATCTCTTTAGAAGAATAAGCAGCCCAACTAAAGGTACAGAGAAAGGAAGGTACTTGCGTAGCAGCCAACAAGTAAATTAACGTAATCATCTCATCCCGTCTTCCTTATGATCGTTATACCTGAGTTCGTGACAATCCATAATTTCCTGTACCCTTGTCCCGTTGGTCACGAACTCCCTGCCTCAAGCCGTTGCAGCCGGCAGACAGTTCTGCAGGCAATGGACGCATCCACCCAGGCCGTGGCAATTGTCATCGCCCAGCGCCCCCTGTCTCCACTCTACAGAGCTGCTGGCGCGGCGCACACCTACGTCGACTTCTAGATCCCGCGGGAGGTCTGCATCGTATCATCGCTAATGGCAATCCGATCGATCCCCAGGTATATCATTATTACAGCCCCCGGATGAGTAAAAGGGCGTAATCTGTGTGAGAAATTGGGCCCTCAACAATCATAATACTATTCCCTATTTCATATATATAATTTACCTTCAATAATAATTAGCAAAAAGCAACTATCAACATTTTTACTAATCAAATAATTTGCCTTCACAAACACAATGCATTTTTTTTCAACACACCATGTTATCATGTCATCTAGAAAGTATGCATGTGATAGCAAAAAAGGAAAAGGGAAACATGATGGTGATTTGATAAAATCACCAAGAGGAGCGGTTGacaaaattttcagattcatatTACTTCTTCGATGAAGCTACATGATGAGTCGATGATAGTTAGTTGTCATGGACGAACTGTATCAAGAAGAAATCATTGGATGGGTTCGATAGCAACCCTTCAAAAGTAACTTTCCACTGATGAATGTTAAAAGAAATTAAAGGTAATACTTACAAGTTATTCAACACAAATTGATTTTGAATACGTTCAAGTGTTTATTGGTAACATTTCATATGAACGTATATTAGCTACTATTGCCGTGATGCTTATAAAAGGGCCCCTCTATCATACTTTCGTCCCGGGTCCCCAAAATCTTAGGACCGGCCCTGCGTCGACGGCGGCCACAGCCAGGTCACCACACCCGGCCCATGACGTCCAGGACTCCAGGTCGCGCTTAAGGAGGCGACGGCCTGCGCCGCCGCTGCGCTTCACTTCGATCTCGCTCTCTATCTTCCATGACCGGCGCAATGAACGGGCCGGTGGCAAGCACTGGTCTAGGTCCACCACAGCTGGCACCgcttctctccctctctcttccACGGCCGGCGCGAGGAACGGGGCGGTGGCAACCCCTCGTCTAGTTCCAGATCGAACGCGTGGTGGCTTTGGAACCTCTCCACGGGAAAAAAGGAAACCACAGTGAAAAGAAATCGTGGGGCGGCGGGGCCGagcgacggcggcgcggcgagaAGGTGGGGCGGGGCAAGCGGTTGGCGGCGTCGGCAGTGGGGGCCGAGCAGTTGACGCGGCCTTCAGAAATGGGGCGTGCGGGGTTTTTTTGCGGAGAGAAGAGAGGACAGCGGGGTGATTTGGTTAGCATGTAGAAAACAGTGCCCCTGGGATCAAAGTCGCATCGTTTGCATGTAGAAAACGTTTCGTTGGTACATCACGTCCACCAGGGCACAGAAAAAAATCGTTGTATTGGGCCTCGGTCTCTACCAAACAGTGCATCTTAACATCAGCGTCGTCATTTGTGGCTGGGTTTACCCATCACCAGTTTGTTATTCCTGTAAACCGAGCTGCTACTGTGCAATAAAGTTTTGGTTTACCACTCAAAAAAAAAACATCAACATCGTCGTCGTCCTTTGTCATCAGCTACTATAACATGAATTCTTCTCCACCATGCGCCCATGGAGTGCCCGGCGTGGACTCCTTTGTCTCTTTAGCAACTCACAAGTCAAGGCACGTATAAAGAGGACTCGGGTGTCAGGTCCCTGAAGGAAAAACAAGCTCAATTGCCGATTCCCCCGCTGGACCAGATCGTGGCGGCGCTGCAGCAAATGGCCAGGTTGCTGTGCCTCTCGCGGGAGAAGCTGTGCTTGGTGTGCTCTCGCTGCCTATCGATTACGGCCGGAGCAACATCGCCGTCGGCGGCTTTGATCCCACATGGCTGTAGTCGGACCACTGCTCTCCGTGCTCGCGCTCCCACGGCCACGCTCGGCTCCTTCGTCGGCCCCCTCATACATCGCCGCGATCTTAATAGATTTGGAGACCACAGTGCCCCTGCTTGGCGTCGGCTGGATGGATAACGGCACTACCGGGTGAAGACCTCGTGCTCCTCCACTGCACCCCAGCTACAGCCCATACCGGATTGGCCACCGGCTTGAAGGGGACGCGCGGACGTCCTGGTCCTCCTCCCGACCAAGCTTGATGTGTGCGCAGGGCGGTGGCCTGAGAGCCTGGTGTGTGCGGCTGCTGACGGCGCTCGAGCTGCTGTGGCGGAACAGTACATCTCCTGCTCTCATCCTCATGCTCTCTGCTCTCTGTCATCTCATCTCTCCGATTTTTTGTTGGCCACATGTGCAGGTGTTTGAGGCACATGAGCGGTGACTAGCAGCCAGCAGGAGCAGGAAGTAGCGATAGCTACCATTGTTGACTGAGCTAGCTGCTatccatccccccccccccccccccccctctctctctctctctcatataTGGACTTGCAACGGCCAAAGTACTCCATTGATTCTTTAATTCGTGTTTTCATCACTAACAACTAATATTTCTTTTGTGTTTTCATCACTAACAATCACCAATTGTTGTTCCCAAATTCCGCGAGTCCTACTCATGAGCATTCGCCCACATCCTGTTCGATGTTATGCTATGATGGATTGTGAATTTTCAGATGAAACTCTTACCACTATTTAAATAATCATAATGAAGAAACAAGTGTATCTGATGTTGGATCTGCACCTAAAACAAGTGTACATGATGTATCAAGCTGTCGGCGTTGACGGCCGAAGAGTCAGCGAGGGTCCGCTATTCATTTGATTTCATGGGGATTATCTCTATTAACTTATGTTTCACCTGGACCGGGTTGGCTTCAATCGGAAGTCTATTTGTTTGACTCTGCATGTATGTTTACAAGTTGCAAATAGCCTGATTGTATCAGTTGTTGCTTGAAGAAAGACCAACCAGTTTATGCCTTGTGTCTGTACATTTATGCAGTACAATCCAGAGCTCAATGCATCAGGTACGCACTAGACACAAACTTTTGCTCAGCTTAGTTCCTGTGTAGTGTTAAATTATGGTGAACTATATTCGTTACAAATGGTAAGCTAAAGCAGATTAAAGATGATAAATTCACTCAAACCACATTCTATTGCAAAACTGACGTGAAGCTGCACTTCAATGGCCCTGCCGACCCTCTCTTTTCAAGCATCAGCCTTTTTGTTCCCATTTTGTGGGATTTATAGGAAGAAGACATGAGGTGGAGTACTTCTTCTTAAGATAACCCTACTCAATATATACTAGAGATTGCTATTTAAAAAAGTTGTTCTGAAGCGTCTCTTCAAGGCTTGGGAGATTATCAATTTTTGTGTACATGTTACTTTTGTATATTATTAATACAACATCTTGTAGTCTACAAGGGATCCGCGGGAATTTCATAGTGGCAAATAAAGAATGAATCCAATGGGATTCATTTACTACTATACCTAAATTAGTTAAATATATTGTATCTTGTGGATTAATTTCTTGGTAGACTAGGTGTAGTTTATTTTCCTGTTTTGACACATACTTATCTATTTACCTAATGTGGTTATGTTTCATTTTGTGGCTAACCACGTGAAAGTATGGAGGTTCAAACCGCTGCTGATGGCACTGCCAACATAGATAGTAGTAGCAGTCAAGACAATAACTTTTTGGACAAAGAATACAGTGACTTCATGCAAGGTACTAACTTGATTCATGAGGACTGCTACCATATATATGCACACAAAGTTCTTCAAGATTTCTTTGGAAGGTTGAACATTTCCCTCGGGAAGCAAATATTGTGGCCCATGAGGATGCTAGCGAAACCAAATTTACTGCCCCTTGAACTTTGTTGGACAATGCACCTAAATAGCATGTATCTCTTTTAGCTAATGATGTAACAATCATTGAGTAATAAAAATATTTTTTCTATAAAAATAAACTTACCTTTTTTACTGGCATAGTGATTTTGGGAATTGATGGTTGAACTGAATAATTGCATTTTTCCTTTTGGTCATTCCTCCCTGTGTCGTTCGCCTAGCAAATATTTGTTTTACTTAATATTTTGTTGAAATTAGGAAAGAGATTCAATATTGGTGCGACAAGTCCCTGTACTGAAGAAAGAGGAGGAGTACGTCAGGGGAGGCATCGCTGGGAGGCTCTGGGCGGGGGCATGAGAGGTGTGAGACGAATGAGGAGGCGAACCAGAGAAGATGAGTAGATCGAGATGGATATGGGCAACGATGAACGGGAGGTTATAGCGAAAATGTTGTGTGTACGACAGAAACCTGTCCGAACTCCATACGGCGTACATCAGGACCGTGCATCAAGCGCAACTGATGGCCCACATGCATCGTCGTATGATTATCATACGCATAGTACAACCATTGTTATAGAGCCGTTAGCCAACGATGCTAATTTCCGGTGTGTGCGTCGACCTCCGTTGCCATGACTTAAATGAAGAGTGTGTGTATGCCTGTGTCACCCTCCATTTTCATATTTGAAGTCCACACAAGCTAGGTGGCCGAGGTGTAGAGAAAGTGACTTTTTTGTTAACCTTTTTTTGGCCAGAGTGGATGTTTGTGAAGACTCCTTTCCCCCGGTGACGGTGATGAGATGGTGGAATATATAGAAATTTGCTCAACTTCCattattatatccttaatatAATATAGTTGTCAGTTGCAAATGATGTTTGCGGGATCATATAATATAGAAATTTGCTCAACTTCCATTTTGCATGTGGTGATTCATAATTCCATATAAGCATCAGGGGTTGGCTCATGCAGAATATGACCATATTCATATATATATTTCATGTTTTCACTGTTCAGATAGGTGGATGGATAATGTCAATGTTTCTAAAAAAGACAGTGGACACCTACCTACCAAGTTTTTTTTATAAAATTAGCAACTTTATCATAGCGAAATGCGAATGAGTTGCGCTCGCCCAACGTCAATTTTTTTCTTCTGTTGCAACGCATGGGCGTATGTCCTAGTAATTACATAGGATACAAGATACAGGAGTACAGGATGAACAGAAACCATGAACCATTACATACTATATATACTACCGAGAATCAGAAGGACACTACCGACAGACAAGAGAAAGCATGCATGAACCATTTATTACATATAGATACAGGATGAAACTCGGCAACACGTACTACATGCATGCAGCGTACGTACTACTCCTCGGCGGCGGACTTGTTTAACTTGGAGTCTTGGAGGACTTGAACTTGCCGGCCTTGTGGGCGGTCTTGTTGTTCTTGGGGAGCAGCACGGGGTTGATGTAGGGTACGACGCCGGCCTGGGCGATGGTGACGCCGGCGAGCAGCCTGCTGAACTCGTTGTCGTTGCGGATGGCCAGAAGCAGGTGGCGAGGGGTGATGAGCTTCTTCTTGTTGTCCTTGGCCGCGTTGCCGGCCATCTCCAGGacctgcatgcatgcatgcgatgCGATTCAAGAAAAGCCCGCCAGAAAGGAAAGGAAGCCGGCCGCTCAATTAAAGTCGTCATCCGTGGCGTGGAAGTGGAACACGAGGAGAAGAAGATCACTTGGTCGAGGAGGGAGGAAGGGAGGGGAAAGGAATCGGATCGGTTGTGACCTCGGCGACGAGGTACTCGAGGACGGCAGCGAGGAAGACGGGGGCCAGCGCCGCGACGCGACGCGCATAGCGGCCCTGCCTGAGGTACCGGCCGACGCGGCTGATCGGGAACTTGATCCCGGCCTTGAGGGGCCACGACGTGCCTATGTTCCACAGCGCGCATCGTATCCTCCTCtttacttcttcttcttcttcttttcttctcaGGTCGTCGGCCGGCGACGGGGAACCAACTGCAGCCATCGTCGTGTTATTTTGGCGCTGGATCGGAACTGCTTCGATTGGTGGATTGGATTTGGATGGGCGTCGAGGGCGCGGGTTTCCTTCCTTTATATGTGGGGCGCGATCCGTGGGAGGGTCAAATCCTCCAATCACAACTCTCGTGCGTGCGTGTGTCCAGTTACCATGCATGCACGATCTAGATCTCCGTTACGTGGATGCGCTAACTTCCTATtctcttttctcttcttcttttccTGGATCGTTTTTGGCTGAGGGAGACGGAATTCGAAATTTGGGGAACCGGGGGAATGATGCATGGATAAACGAAATTCATTTACAGCTTTGTTTGGCACCTTCGATTCATTTCATTTGGTTGAAATCAAATGAAATGCAGTTTCTGCACAGCTCACTTGGCACCCAGGTTTTCATTTCATTCGGTGGAAATGTATGAAAACTCGCTCCTCGGAGGATTTCATTTGGTGGGATTTGGATTTCAAGTCCAATTTTCTTGTTTGGCCGTCAGGGGATCTTTTAAATAAATGCCATATGTTGTTTGGCTGCTATTTTGAATTGTAATCATAAACAATCAACATGCGCATCTCAATACTTATATTCAAAGCATTAACTATATAAAAATTGTAATCAACCCAAACATAATTGGGCATTTTTTTTCAACGATCATGATCAAAAGTTATCTAGACACACTACATGAAAACTCACACGTCGACGCGCTAAAAAAAAACTCACATGTCGCCGTGTGGCCCGACGTACACCCAGTGTAAAACGTGGTACTCGGTTTAGTTCTAGACGAGTACTGAGTGGTGGATGCTTGATAAAGAAAGGGTACTCAGCTTAACAGCTGATAGGCCGAGTATGTGAAAAAAGGTGCTCGTCTTAGAAAACACTAGTTGAGTGCCTGTGCGTTGCCACGGGACAATAAATTTGTACGCCCGTCACCATTGTTGTTGGTCGTCAACGCTGATCCAACC belongs to Triticum urartu cultivar G1812 chromosome 7, Tu2.1, whole genome shotgun sequence and includes:
- the LOC125519438 gene encoding late histone H2A.2.2-like; its protein translation is MAAVGSPSPADDLRRKEEEEEVKRRIRCALWNIGTSWPLKAGIKFPISRVGRYLRQGRYARRVAALAPVFLAAVLEYLVAEVLEMAGNAAKDNKKKLITPRHLLLAIRNDNEFSRLLAGVTIAQAGVVPYINPVLLPKNNKTAHKAGKFKSSKTPS